One Leptolyngbya subtilissima AS-A7 genomic window carries:
- a CDS encoding ABC transporter permease, whose translation MTPAPSPTPAVTWADRFAPRRWLGPVALLGPAGVWLLVLLVLPTLLILEISLVPGLRLGQPSGGYGLGNYLQILQPVYLRVIGRSVAFAVGSTALCLLLGFPVAYWLALMSPQRWRNLLLVAFILPLWTSSLLRAYAWTTILRPSGVLNAMLTAIGLPAQNWLNTPTAVFIGLTYSFLPYMVLILYASLEKLDTRLLEAAADLGATPRQSFWKITVPQTLPGIAAASLLVFISTLSDFVVPTLLGGASSMNISRLIYNQFLGPTRAWGFGSALSMVLILAVSLAIALLIRYGDRNTVAET comes from the coding sequence ATGACCCCTGCCCCTTCACCGACTCCCGCTGTAACCTGGGCCGATCGCTTCGCTCCTCGGCGCTGGCTGGGGCCGGTGGCACTGCTGGGGCCAGCGGGGGTGTGGTTACTGGTGCTGCTGGTGCTGCCCACCTTGCTAATTCTTGAGATCAGCCTAGTGCCGGGGCTGCGGTTGGGGCAGCCCAGCGGCGGTTATGGTCTAGGCAACTACCTGCAAATTTTGCAGCCGGTATATCTGCGAGTGATCGGGCGATCGGTGGCGTTTGCGGTGGGCTCCACGGCGCTGTGCCTACTGCTGGGGTTTCCGGTGGCCTACTGGCTGGCGCTGATGTCGCCCCAGCGCTGGCGCAACCTGCTGTTGGTAGCCTTTATTCTGCCCCTGTGGACCTCGTCGCTGCTGCGGGCCTACGCCTGGACGACCATTCTGCGCCCTAGCGGCGTGCTTAACGCGATGCTGACGGCGATCGGGCTACCCGCCCAAAATTGGCTAAACACGCCTACGGCGGTGTTTATTGGCCTGACCTACAGCTTTTTGCCCTATATGGTGCTGATTCTCTACGCATCACTTGAGAAGCTCGACACCCGCTTATTAGAGGCAGCCGCTGACCTGGGGGCCACCCCCCGCCAAAGCTTTTGGAAAATTACCGTACCCCAAACCCTACCCGGCATCGCCGCCGCCAGTCTGCTGGTGTTCATCAGCACCCTCAGCGATTTTGTGGTGCCTACACTGCTTGGGGGCGCCTCATCAATGAATATTTCGCGGCTCATCTACAACCAGTTTCTTGGTCCTACCCGCGCTTGGGGATTTGGCTCAGCCCTCAGCATGGTGCTGATCTTGGCGGTCAGTCTGGCGATCGCCCTCCTCATCCGCTACGGCGATCGCAACACCGTCGCTGAAACCTAA
- a CDS encoding AMIN domain-containing protein, whose protein sequence is MNRLMNLQPFLLGSTLVALAAQPGLASVTSITNVRLNPTATGLDLVFETQGGDNSSVFTVSQGNTLQADITRAQLNLPDGGSFNQANPAPGISQVSVVPLDANSVRITVSGTSQPPTGAVESSDNQVVLSIRNDGETAQAPTPVPAEIETVPAPAAPPAVAQAAPEPSPEAAPEPAPEAAPEVPTPASPDVLVPNPEVTIDGAPVPRPQVQQTPPFLPRAVAPPIGDIAVAEGVPSFNNINLGSNERIPKLLLRDAPAREVLSLLARAAGLNLVFTPAGGGAEAGAEGASADGPPVSLDIENESVQDVFNHVLRVTGLQANRVGRSVYVGPTLPVSAQNVSARTLRLNQVDATVATNFLVALGAESAVSRERLVTNVNAVTVAEGTPPITETQTSTVDQIEVSRVDYEDSQGILRGLQVVADERTNSVTLVGRADLIAIATEQLTRIDLRRRQVAVNVRVIDIDLNSLDAFGTSFSFQNGLFGVLSSGGLGILNIGDGGTPNPASQATPTGTPILPRTLGGPGTNATSGNFLAQLLGTVQNGNGKIITDPTLIVQEGQTATVQLTQDVVTELTQTIEVTETGTLTTLDIETEPAGLILQIDVDRIDDNGFVSLSVAPSISAPTDSFTSDAGTFFLLSERQISSGQVRIRDGQTLLLSGIIQESERNSVNKIPILGDIPILGALFRSTVTDNQRRELIVLLTPQILDDSDQSTFGYQYTPSESVQEILENRGRQEE, encoded by the coding sequence GTGAACCGTCTAATGAACCTGCAACCATTTTTGCTTGGCAGCACCCTCGTTGCCCTAGCTGCCCAGCCTGGCCTGGCCTCAGTAACCAGCATTACTAACGTCCGCCTAAACCCCACCGCCACGGGATTAGACCTGGTTTTTGAAACCCAGGGAGGCGATAACAGCAGCGTTTTTACAGTCAGTCAGGGCAATACCCTGCAGGCCGATATTACCCGTGCTCAGCTCAACCTGCCCGATGGAGGCAGCTTCAACCAGGCTAACCCTGCCCCCGGCATCAGTCAGGTATCCGTGGTTCCCCTCGATGCCAACAGCGTTCGCATCACCGTTAGTGGCACCAGCCAGCCCCCCACTGGGGCAGTAGAATCCAGCGATAATCAGGTAGTGCTATCGATCCGCAACGATGGCGAGACCGCCCAAGCCCCTACCCCAGTGCCTGCTGAGATCGAGACTGTGCCTGCTCCGGCTGCTCCCCCCGCTGTGGCCCAAGCCGCTCCAGAGCCATCTCCTGAAGCTGCCCCAGAGCCGGCTCCCGAAGCCGCCCCAGAGGTGCCGACCCCAGCCAGCCCCGATGTGCTGGTACCCAACCCTGAAGTCACCATCGACGGTGCCCCCGTGCCTCGTCCCCAGGTGCAGCAAACACCTCCCTTTTTGCCCCGTGCTGTAGCGCCGCCAATTGGCGACATTGCTGTAGCGGAGGGAGTGCCCTCCTTCAACAACATCAACTTAGGTAGCAACGAGCGGATTCCCAAGCTGCTGCTGCGGGATGCCCCAGCCCGCGAGGTTTTGTCGCTTCTGGCTCGGGCTGCAGGACTCAACCTAGTGTTTACTCCCGCCGGAGGAGGAGCTGAGGCTGGGGCAGAAGGGGCCAGCGCCGATGGTCCGCCCGTCAGTCTAGATATTGAAAATGAGTCTGTGCAGGATGTGTTTAACCACGTTCTGCGAGTCACTGGCTTGCAGGCTAACCGAGTAGGCCGCAGTGTCTATGTTGGCCCCACTCTGCCAGTTTCAGCTCAGAATGTCTCTGCTAGAACCCTACGGCTGAATCAAGTTGACGCCACTGTGGCCACCAACTTTCTGGTAGCCCTAGGTGCGGAGAGCGCCGTCAGCCGAGAGCGCCTAGTCACTAACGTCAATGCTGTGACCGTTGCAGAGGGAACCCCCCCAATTACGGAAACCCAGACTTCAACGGTTGATCAGATTGAGGTGAGCCGAGTTGACTATGAAGATAGCCAAGGAATTCTTCGCGGGTTGCAGGTAGTTGCTGACGAGCGCACTAACTCAGTGACGCTCGTTGGCCGGGCTGATCTGATCGCTATTGCCACCGAGCAGCTCACCCGCATTGACCTGCGTAGACGGCAGGTTGCGGTCAACGTCAGAGTCATTGATATCGATCTCAACTCCCTCGATGCCTTTGGCACCAGCTTCTCGTTCCAGAACGGGCTGTTTGGGGTACTCAGCTCTGGCGGTCTCGGTATTCTCAATATTGGCGATGGTGGTACTCCCAACCCTGCAAGCCAGGCAACCCCCACGGGCACACCTATCCTGCCACGTACGTTAGGTGGCCCCGGTACCAATGCCACCTCCGGCAACTTCTTGGCTCAGCTGCTGGGAACGGTGCAAAACGGCAACGGCAAGATTATTACTGACCCCACTTTGATTGTGCAAGAGGGCCAGACGGCTACGGTTCAGCTAACTCAGGATGTGGTAACTGAGCTGACGCAAACCATCGAGGTGACCGAGACGGGAACCCTGACCACCTTGGATATTGAAACTGAGCCGGCCGGCTTGATTCTGCAAATTGACGTCGATCGCATCGATGACAATGGCTTTGTGTCGCTCTCGGTAGCGCCTAGTATCTCGGCACCAACCGACAGCTTTACCAGTGACGCGGGTACGTTCTTCCTGCTATCAGAGCGCCAAATTAGCTCTGGTCAGGTGCGAATTCGCGATGGTCAAACCCTGCTGCTTTCCGGCATTATCCAAGAGTCGGAGCGCAATAGCGTCAACAAAATTCCCATTTTGGGCGATATTCCCATTTTGGGAGCGCTGTTCCGCAGCACGGTAACCGATAACCAGCGGCGAGAACTAATTGTGCTACTGACGCCGCAAATATTAGACGACTCGGATCAGTCGACCTTTGGGTATCAGTACACCCCCAGTGAGTCTGTGCAAGAGATTCTAGAAAATCGAGGTCGTCAGGAAGAATAA
- a CDS encoding ABC transporter permease — translation MPSRSVTWPSLFTALMYAFMYFPIIVLGAYSFSDSRYSASWGGFSLRWYRALFSDRRLLAALQDSLIIAIVAVAISAVLGTLMAIGLARHWFPGKGLYRGMSYLPLIIPDIAIAVATLVFLASVAVPLSLGTIIAAHMVFCLAYIAVVVSSRIQRLDPNLEEAALDLGATHTQAMLKVLLPQLAPGILAGCLLAFVLSMDDLLISSFTAGGGANPLPIEIFSRVRTGVKPDINALSVMLILGSALLAGIAEYVRYWGDRQRQKI, via the coding sequence ATGCCCTCCCGCTCCGTCACCTGGCCCAGCCTCTTCACCGCGCTGATGTACGCCTTCATGTACTTCCCGATCATTGTGCTGGGGGCGTACAGCTTTAGCGACTCGCGCTACAGCGCCAGCTGGGGAGGCTTTAGCCTGCGGTGGTACCGAGCGCTGTTTAGCGATCGCCGCCTGCTGGCCGCCCTGCAAGATAGTCTGATCATCGCGATCGTAGCAGTGGCCATTTCGGCGGTGCTGGGCACGCTAATGGCGATTGGCCTAGCCCGCCACTGGTTCCCAGGCAAAGGGCTATATCGGGGCATGTCGTATCTGCCGCTGATTATTCCTGATATTGCGATCGCGGTGGCAACCCTAGTTTTTTTGGCATCGGTAGCGGTGCCCCTCAGCCTGGGCACCATCATCGCCGCGCATATGGTATTTTGCCTGGCCTACATTGCGGTGGTGGTGTCTAGCCGCATCCAGCGCCTCGACCCCAACCTCGAAGAAGCTGCCCTAGATCTGGGGGCAACCCATACCCAGGCGATGCTCAAAGTGCTGCTACCCCAGCTAGCACCCGGTATTTTGGCGGGCTGTCTATTGGCCTTTGTGCTCAGCATGGATGACCTGCTGATCTCTAGCTTTACCGCTGGGGGCGGTGCTAACCCTCTGCCCATTGAGATCTTTAGCCGGGTACGCACTGGCGTCAAGCCCGACATCAATGCCCTGAGCGTGATGCTAATTTTGGGCTCAGCTCTGCTGGCCGGAATAGCTGAATATGTGCGCTATTGGGGCGATCGCCAGCGCCAGAAAATCTAG
- a CDS encoding polyamine ABC transporter substrate-binding protein: MPVPGTRLQTPSFSRLSAVSRRRFLQGSAAVMASLAATNCRQNLAGPPAGGGANDGTLHIYTWANYTDDGLAQAFTERTGIPVVVDIYDSNEVMLTRLQAGGGDAYSIIYPSDYMVSEMLELDLLTELDQSRLTGLENLRAQWSNPAYDPNNAHSVPFCWGTTGLLYNREASPGEPTDWDFLWDNQAKLSRRITMLDDMRETLGATLKSLGYSYNSNNLAEIEAAYNRLLELRPHIAAFKTTGFENELLSGDLSVSMAYSSDAIALTLEDDRMQYIIPASGASLWTDTLAIPATAPNVDAAYQWINFLLEPEVASAAVERLFFATANQAAFDLLPAEIQNNADLYPSDEILAKSEGIVAVNTASTDLFDQFWTEVTSA; the protein is encoded by the coding sequence ATGCCTGTGCCTGGAACGCGACTACAAACTCCCTCCTTCTCGCGCCTTTCTGCCGTGAGCCGGCGGCGGTTTTTGCAGGGGTCAGCAGCGGTCATGGCAAGCCTAGCGGCGACCAACTGTCGCCAAAACCTGGCGGGGCCACCGGCGGGCGGGGGCGCAAACGACGGCACTCTGCACATTTACACCTGGGCCAACTACACCGATGATGGCCTGGCCCAAGCCTTTACCGAACGCACAGGCATTCCGGTGGTGGTCGATATTTACGATTCTAATGAGGTCATGCTCACCCGCCTGCAAGCGGGGGGCGGCGACGCCTACAGCATCATCTATCCCTCCGACTACATGGTGTCGGAAATGCTGGAGCTAGACCTGCTCACCGAACTCGATCAAAGTCGCCTCACCGGATTAGAAAACCTTAGAGCACAGTGGAGCAACCCCGCCTACGACCCCAACAACGCTCACAGTGTGCCTTTCTGCTGGGGCACCACAGGTCTGCTCTACAACCGTGAGGCCTCCCCCGGCGAACCCACCGACTGGGACTTTCTTTGGGATAACCAGGCCAAGCTCTCCCGCCGCATCACCATGTTGGACGATATGCGCGAAACCCTAGGAGCCACCCTCAAATCGCTGGGCTACTCCTACAACTCCAACAATCTAGCGGAGATTGAAGCGGCTTACAACCGTCTGCTAGAGCTGAGACCCCATATCGCTGCCTTTAAGACCACAGGCTTTGAGAATGAGTTGCTCAGTGGTGACCTGAGTGTGTCGATGGCCTACTCCAGCGATGCGATCGCCCTCACCCTCGAAGATGACCGTATGCAGTACATCATTCCCGCCAGCGGGGCGTCGCTGTGGACCGATACCCTGGCTATCCCCGCCACCGCTCCCAACGTTGATGCCGCCTACCAGTGGATTAACTTCCTGCTGGAGCCAGAGGTGGCCAGTGCCGCCGTGGAGCGCTTGTTCTTTGCCACCGCTAACCAGGCTGCCTTTGACCTGCTGCCTGCCGAAATTCAAAACAACGCTGACCTGTACCCCTCCGATGAGATTTTGGCTAAGAGCGAAGGCATTGTGGCTGTCAATACCGCCAGCACCGATCTCTTTGACCAATTTTGGACTGAAGTGACCAGCGCTTGA
- the psb35 gene encoding photosystem II assembly protein Psb35 gives MSLYFATAATAGEAGAGSSLVLVYVVGFIAAVTLGSVAWYNSKRPAGWENKEKPDFVPTVDAEEGKE, from the coding sequence ATGTCACTCTATTTTGCGACCGCAGCGACCGCAGGTGAGGCTGGTGCAGGTTCATCTCTTGTGCTGGTGTATGTAGTGGGCTTTATCGCCGCAGTTACCCTTGGCTCCGTCGCCTGGTATAACTCCAAGCGCCCCGCAGGTTGGGAAAACAAAGAGAAGCCTGACTTCGTTCCTACTGTTGATGCAGAGGAAGGCAAAGAGTAG
- a CDS encoding ABC transporter ATP-binding protein, with amino-acid sequence MAQTVRSAAVTATPATQADVELRRVVKAFGTEVAVRDLDLTVHQGEFFSILGPSGCGKTTTLRLIAGFETPTAGDVLIQGANVSTVPAHRRPVNTVFQSYALFDHMTVKDNIAFGLKIRRMGSLQVRDRVAEALRLVRMESMAARYPAQLSGGQQQRVALARALVNHPAVMLLDEPLGALDQKLRKQMQVELANLHRQLGISFIMVTHDQEEALSLSDRIAVMNNGQIEQIGTPSDIYDRPRTAFVADFIGDTNLLSGRIDQTYPSQVQVTTDSGLRVLACSAGSSDAQTVVVSVRPEKINLSLSAPATANNCYQGHITHLMYLGTHLHCVVRLGSGETLMVRQPNRAESLGVDAAVYVHWAADDCLVLDPA; translated from the coding sequence ATGGCTCAGACGGTGCGTTCTGCGGCGGTGACGGCGACACCAGCAACCCAGGCAGATGTTGAGTTGCGGCGGGTAGTTAAGGCCTTTGGAACAGAGGTAGCCGTGCGCGACCTCGACCTGACGGTGCACCAGGGCGAATTCTTTAGTATCTTGGGCCCTTCAGGCTGCGGCAAAACCACAACCCTGCGTCTAATCGCAGGTTTTGAAACTCCCACCGCTGGCGATGTCCTGATTCAGGGGGCCAATGTGAGCACGGTGCCCGCCCACCGTCGCCCTGTTAATACTGTCTTTCAAAGCTATGCTCTCTTTGACCATATGACGGTTAAAGACAACATTGCCTTTGGCCTCAAAATTCGTCGCATGGGGTCGCTCCAAGTGCGCGATCGCGTTGCCGAAGCCCTGCGCCTGGTGCGTATGGAATCTATGGCTGCCCGTTATCCCGCCCAGCTTTCTGGTGGGCAGCAGCAGCGGGTGGCCCTGGCCCGCGCCTTGGTTAACCATCCAGCGGTGATGCTGCTCGATGAGCCCCTCGGCGCTTTAGATCAAAAGCTGCGCAAGCAGATGCAGGTCGAGCTAGCCAACCTGCACCGTCAGCTGGGCATTTCCTTTATTATGGTCACCCATGACCAAGAGGAGGCCCTGTCGCTCTCTGACCGCATCGCCGTGATGAACAATGGCCAGATCGAGCAAATCGGCACCCCCAGCGATATCTATGATCGTCCTCGCACCGCCTTTGTTGCTGATTTTATTGGCGATACCAATCTGCTGTCCGGGCGCATCGATCAGACCTACCCCAGCCAGGTGCAGGTCACCACTGACAGTGGTTTGCGAGTGCTGGCCTGCTCGGCCGGCAGCAGCGATGCCCAGACCGTGGTTGTGAGCGTGCGACCCGAAAAAATCAACCTCAGTCTCAGCGCGCCGGCCACCGCCAACAACTGCTACCAGGGACACATCACCCATCTGATGTACCTCGGTACGCACCTGCACTGCGTGGTGCGATTGGGCTCAGGCGAGACCCTGATGGTGCGCCAGCCCAACCGGGCCGAATCGCTGGGCGTCGATGCTGCTGTGTATGTGCACTGGGCTGCCGACGATTGCCTAGTGCTCGACCCAGCCTGA
- a CDS encoding PilN domain-containing protein: MYGLDINFLKDREVRVFEARPRARGGGGVAPGDRRPLVLGLAVALIPLALVGGYWAVTKSQVNQLRARSAELDAETAQLQSQLQEISGIQGQIDLIRSEINAFVTVFNDILPWSALLQDIRTRTPARVQIVGLSQTTTTPEATDPNVVPESSEGISINGVACSYDEINDFALVLQRSPLLQSETVAISQAQQQPTLLDPQTQGRCPGTAVGDPDFLIDYTIGANITDTPASQLVDELERQGTVGLVTRIQALREKGVIE, translated from the coding sequence ATGTACGGTCTCGATATTAATTTTCTCAAGGACCGCGAAGTTCGCGTCTTTGAGGCCAGACCCCGAGCTCGGGGTGGCGGCGGGGTAGCCCCGGGCGATCGCAGACCGCTAGTTTTGGGGTTGGCGGTGGCGCTGATACCCTTGGCGTTGGTGGGGGGCTACTGGGCGGTGACGAAAAGTCAGGTCAACCAGCTTCGGGCTCGTAGTGCCGAACTAGACGCCGAGACGGCTCAGCTACAGAGTCAGCTCCAGGAGATTAGCGGTATTCAGGGGCAGATCGACCTCATTCGATCTGAAATCAACGCTTTCGTGACGGTCTTCAACGATATTCTCCCTTGGTCGGCGCTGCTGCAAGATATTCGCACCCGCACTCCGGCCCGCGTTCAAATCGTTGGCCTCAGCCAGACCACGACCACCCCCGAAGCAACTGATCCCAACGTTGTGCCGGAGTCGTCTGAGGGAATTTCCATCAACGGTGTGGCCTGTTCCTACGACGAGATCAACGATTTTGCCCTGGTACTACAGCGATCGCCCCTGTTGCAGTCCGAGACTGTAGCGATTAGTCAGGCCCAGCAGCAACCCACTCTGCTCGACCCCCAAACCCAGGGCCGCTGCCCAGGCACTGCCGTGGGTGATCCTGACTTTTTGATCGACTACACCATCGGAGCCAACATTACTGATACCCCAGCCTCCCAGCTGGTGGATGAGCTAGAGCGCCAGGGTACTGTCGGTTTAGTAACCCGTATTCAGGCCCTGAGAGAAAAAGGAGTGATCGAATGA